Below is a window of Leptospira saintgironsiae DNA.
GGAATCAGTTATGTTCTTACCTCCAGAATACTTTTGGACCTCAGCAATTAAATCGTCTGGTAATATCGCAGTCACTTTCATACGATACAATATACGATGACAGTTCGTATTTTCAAGCTTTTAATAAGAAATTTTCAAAATAATGAATCCGCACTTTCCTATTACTTAATTCTCATATGAATCAAAATTTCGGGCAAGCATGTTCGGCTAACGACCAAGGTGTTCCGACGTTTGCAATGGCGCGAGGCTTGCTACGCAAGACGAGTGACAGAAGCAAATGTGGCGTAGCCCGAGCGAGAGTTGCGTAAGCAAGCTCGAAGCGTAGCGGAAGCACCGATAGTTAGGCGATCGTGAAGCGCCTGGATAAGAGGAATTTATGCAATCTTATTATGTTGGGTAAGATCACCATTACCGAGAAGTAAGCCAGGGACACTAATATCTTCATCGATATCATCCCAATGAAGCCCTATCCCTCCCCCGCTAATTTCAAACTTTTGAAGTTGCTCTTTACTAGCTTTTCTTAATCTAGGAAAGTATGCGAGAGGGACTGATAAAGTTCTGCCATCATATAGAGATATCCAAAGATTATCTTCATCAAACCAAATCTTTTGGGCCTTTGCTTCAGATACCGAAGAAATCATTCCATTTACCTTGAATTATATCTAAATTCTTTTCAATCTCTTCTTCAATCCAATTTAACTCTTTTGAACTGAATCCGTAATTATCATCCAATAAAACATTTGGCTTTAACCAGAATTTAGCTAATTTCTCTCCCTTTCTTACATGAATGTGAACTGGTTCTCTCGGATTTCCCTCATTCGCAAAAAAGAAGAATTTAAATCCATTTCTCTCGAAAACCTTAGGCATTCAACCAATCTACACATTATATAACTTTTGAGCAAGA
It encodes the following:
- a CDS encoding DUF4160 domain-containing protein; this translates as MPKVFERNGFKFFFFANEGNPREPVHIHVRKGEKLAKFWLKPNVLLDDNYGFSSKELNWIEEEIEKNLDIIQGKWNDFFGI
- a CDS encoding DUF2442 domain-containing protein codes for the protein MISSVSEAKAQKIWFDEDNLWISLYDGRTLSVPLAYFPRLRKASKEQLQKFEISGGGIGLHWDDIDEDISVPGLLLGNGDLTQHNKIA